A window of the Hevea brasiliensis isolate MT/VB/25A 57/8 chromosome 6, ASM3005281v1, whole genome shotgun sequence genome harbors these coding sequences:
- the LOC110649402 gene encoding probable 2-oxoglutarate-dependent dioxygenase AOP1, which produces MVLEVAPKLPVLDFSKETLKPGTSCWLKACADVRQALEEYGCFAVEYKKLSPELRDGVFGVLKELFDLPTEVKMQNKCQRPLISYIGHDSRIPLHESMGIEDAATLEAAKKFSNLMWPSGNDRFCEYIHAYGKLVTQLDQMVTRMIFESYGVEKHHDSYVESTCYVLRLLKTRAPKENETNLGLGTHTDTSFTTILHQNQVNGLEVDTKDGQKINVEFSPSSFVVMAGDALMAWSNERIKAPRHQVIMKGKVDRFSMGLFTFNNGILEVHEELVDEEYPLKYKPIDHLGFLHFFQKTRRPIKDYCGI; this is translated from the exons ATGGTTCTTGAAGTAGCACCAAAGCTTCCTGTTCTTGACTTCAGCAAGGAAACTTTGAAGCCTGGTACCAGCTGTTGGCTCAAAGCCTGTGCTGATGTTAGGCAAGCACTTGAAGAGTATGGGTGTTTTGCAGTAGAGTACAAGAAATTATCTCCAGAGCTTCGCGATGGAGTCTTTGGGGTCTTAAAGGAGTTGTTTGATCTCCCTACTGAAGTTAAAATGCAAAACAAATGTCAGAGGCCTTTGATCAGCTATATCGGACATGATTCCAGAATTCCTCTCCATGAAAGCATGGGCATTGAAGATGCAGCAACTCTTGAGGCAGCTAAAAAATTTTCCAATCTCATGTGGCCTAGTGGAAATGATCGCTTCTG TGAATATATTCATGCTTATGGGAAGCTTGTGACACAGCTGGATCAAATGGTGACAAGAATGATATTTGAAAGCTATGGAGTTGAGAAACACCACGACTCTTATGTTGAGTCTACTTGTTATGTACTTCGACTCTTGAAAACTAGAGCACCCAAAGAGAATGAGACTAATTTAGGGTTGGGAACCCACACAGACACCAGCTTCACAACCATACTTCATCAGAATCAAGTTAATGGTTTGGAGGTGGACACCAAGGACGGCCAGAAGATTAATGTCGAGTTTTCTCCTTCATCCTTCGTCGTCATGGCTGGTGATGCCTTAATG GCATGGAGCAATGAGAGAATAAAAGCTCCTCGGCACCAAGTGATCATGAAGGGGAAGGTAGATAGATTCTCCATGGGGCTTTTCACCTTCAACAATGGAATATTAGAGGTACATGAAGAGCTGGTTGATGAGGAATACCCTCTCAAGTACAAGCCAATAGATCATCTGGGTTTCCTTCATTTCTTCCAGAAAACCAGGCGTCCTATTAAAGACTATTGTGGCATTTGA
- the LOC110649404 gene encoding uncharacterized protein LOC110649404 isoform X2, translating to MERQRSTRPGTEILQALQKLKEILHQKDMQFASVELDVHSLQNNLSVVKNLKSNASSSKLKATDELRLAEEISEDFTAPHAAMKEEETDTHKVTNGKNLLTDSRASNSNGAAKLSLANSSKGEVYSNSREDKQVLHGREIEQLSERLKFLEAESKIMKQEFLEYVIEKKKLVNEIYKQFQTIYRCLQLENLVNGERGFDISLLVNPFQEAGLETGLPEVLWQDSIPSNVTRDQSSNILALEEVPEGTWVHAHQNE from the exons ATGGAACGCCAGCGTTCTACCAGACCTGGTACTGAAATTTTACAGGCCTTACAAAAACTTAAGGAAATTCTGCACCAGAAGGATATGCAATTTGCCTCGGTTGAGTTGGATGTTCATTCCTTACAAAACAATCTCTCTGTTGTCAAGAATTTGAAGAGTAATGCAAGCAGTAGTAAGCTTAAAGCTACTGATGAACTGAGATTGGCAGAAGAAATTTCAGAGGATTTTACAGCTCCACATGCTGCAATGAAAGAAGAGGAAACAGACACGCATAAGGTGACAAATGGTAAAAACCTATTAACAGATTCGAGGGCCTCAAATTCAAATGGGGCAGCAAAGCTGTCACTTGCAAATTCTTCTAAAGGCGAGGTTTATAGTAATTCTCGAGAAGACAAACAGGTTTTGCACGGTCGTGAAATCGAGCAGCTGAGCGAGCGATTGAAGTTTCTTGAAGCAGAAAGCAAAATAATGAAGCAAGAGTTTTTGGAGTATGTGATAGAAAAGAAAAAACTGGTGAATGAGATATATAAGCAATTCCAGACTATATATCGTTGCCTTCAACTTGAAAATCTAGTAAACGGAGAGAGAGGTTTTGATATATCTTTACTTGTCAACCCTTTTCAG GAGGCTGGACTGGAGACTGGCCTGCCAGAAGTTCTATGGCAAGATTCAATCCCAAGTAATGTCACCAGGGACCAAAGCAGCAATATCTTGGCATTAGAGGAAGTTCCTGAAGGAACATGGGTTCATGCTCATCAGAATGAATGA
- the LOC110649404 gene encoding uncharacterized protein LOC110649404 isoform X1, protein MFSLSFNTAVVSGNMERQRSTRPGTEILQALQKLKEILHQKDMQFASVELDVHSLQNNLSVVKNLKSNASSSKLKATDELRLAEEISEDFTAPHAAMKEEETDTHKVTNGKNLLTDSRASNSNGAAKLSLANSSKGEVYSNSREDKQVLHGREIEQLSERLKFLEAESKIMKQEFLEYVIEKKKLVNEIYKQFQTIYRCLQLENLVNGERGFDISLLVNPFQEAGLETGLPEVLWQDSIPSNVTRDQSSNILALEEVPEGTWVHAHQNE, encoded by the exons ATGTTCTCTCTGTCCTTCAACACTGCAGTTGTGTCTG GTAATATGGAACGCCAGCGTTCTACCAGACCTGGTACTGAAATTTTACAGGCCTTACAAAAACTTAAGGAAATTCTGCACCAGAAGGATATGCAATTTGCCTCGGTTGAGTTGGATGTTCATTCCTTACAAAACAATCTCTCTGTTGTCAAGAATTTGAAGAGTAATGCAAGCAGTAGTAAGCTTAAAGCTACTGATGAACTGAGATTGGCAGAAGAAATTTCAGAGGATTTTACAGCTCCACATGCTGCAATGAAAGAAGAGGAAACAGACACGCATAAGGTGACAAATGGTAAAAACCTATTAACAGATTCGAGGGCCTCAAATTCAAATGGGGCAGCAAAGCTGTCACTTGCAAATTCTTCTAAAGGCGAGGTTTATAGTAATTCTCGAGAAGACAAACAGGTTTTGCACGGTCGTGAAATCGAGCAGCTGAGCGAGCGATTGAAGTTTCTTGAAGCAGAAAGCAAAATAATGAAGCAAGAGTTTTTGGAGTATGTGATAGAAAAGAAAAAACTGGTGAATGAGATATATAAGCAATTCCAGACTATATATCGTTGCCTTCAACTTGAAAATCTAGTAAACGGAGAGAGAGGTTTTGATATATCTTTACTTGTCAACCCTTTTCAG GAGGCTGGACTGGAGACTGGCCTGCCAGAAGTTCTATGGCAAGATTCAATCCCAAGTAATGTCACCAGGGACCAAAGCAGCAATATCTTGGCATTAGAGGAAGTTCCTGAAGGAACATGGGTTCATGCTCATCAGAATGAATGA
- the LOC110649404 gene encoding uncharacterized protein LOC110649404 isoform X3, which yields MGNTSSVLTQYDIEEVQRHSNNLFSQLEIVSLYERFCQLDRNAKGFISADEFLSVPEFAMNPLSQRLLKMVDGLNFKDFVAFLSAFSARASLQQKVGFIFKVYDSDGNGKVSFNDILEVLQDLSGSFMSDEQREQVLCQVLKEAGYSRESYLMLDDFIKVFGHSGLKMEVEVPVD from the exons ATGGGGAACACCTCTTCAGTGCTTACTCAATATGATATAGAAGAGGTTCAACGACACTCTAATAACCTAT TCTCCCAGCTAGAGATAGTGTCCTTGTATGAAAGATTTTGCCAGCTTGATCGGAATGCGAAAGGATTTATCTCAGCCGATGAGTTCTTATCAGTGCCCGAGTTTGCAATGAATCCGCTCTCCCAG AGGCTACTTAAAATGGTGGATGGTTTGAACTTTAAGGACTTTGTGGCATTCTTGTCTGCATTTAGTGCTAGAGCAAGTTTGCAACAGAAAGTTGGAT TTATTTTCAAGGTATATGATTCAGATGGTAATGGAAAAGTATCTTTCAATGACATATTAGAAGTGCTTCAAGATTTGTCTGGTTCTTTCATGTCCGATGAGCAAAGAGAG CAAGTTCTGTGCCAAGTTTTGAAGGAGGCAGGTTACTCAAGGGAATCTTACTTGATGTTGGATGACTTCATTAAG GTTTTTGGCCATTCTGGCCTAAAAATGGAGGTTGAAGTTCCAGTTGACTAG
- the LOC110649404 gene encoding uncharacterized protein LOC110649404 isoform X4 codes for MGNTSSVLTQYDIEEVQRHSNNLFSQLEIVSLYERFCQLDRNAKGFISADEFLSVPEFAMNPLSQRLLKMVDGLNFKDFVAFLSAFSARASLQQKVGFIFKVYDSDGNGKVSFNDILEVLQDLSGSFMSDEQREVFGHSGLKMEVEVPVD; via the exons ATGGGGAACACCTCTTCAGTGCTTACTCAATATGATATAGAAGAGGTTCAACGACACTCTAATAACCTAT TCTCCCAGCTAGAGATAGTGTCCTTGTATGAAAGATTTTGCCAGCTTGATCGGAATGCGAAAGGATTTATCTCAGCCGATGAGTTCTTATCAGTGCCCGAGTTTGCAATGAATCCGCTCTCCCAG AGGCTACTTAAAATGGTGGATGGTTTGAACTTTAAGGACTTTGTGGCATTCTTGTCTGCATTTAGTGCTAGAGCAAGTTTGCAACAGAAAGTTGGAT TTATTTTCAAGGTATATGATTCAGATGGTAATGGAAAAGTATCTTTCAATGACATATTAGAAGTGCTTCAAGATTTGTCTGGTTCTTTCATGTCCGATGAGCAAAGAGAG GTTTTTGGCCATTCTGGCCTAAAAATGGAGGTTGAAGTTCCAGTTGACTAG
- the LOC110649406 gene encoding pyrophosphate-energized vacuolar membrane proton pump — translation MGTAVLSELGTEILVPVCAVVGIVFSLIQWYLVSRVKLTAERQAPGSSPAGANKNGYNDYLIEEEEGLNDHSVVAKCADIQTAISEGATSFLFTEYQYVGVFMVAFAILIFLFLGSVEGFSTKSQPCTYDKQKTCKPALATAIFSTVSFLLGAFTSVVSGFLGMKIATYANARTTLEARKGVGKAFITAFRSGAVMGFLLAANGLLVLYIAINLFKLYYGEDWEGLFESITGYGLGGSSMALFGRVGGGIYTKAADVGADLVGKVERNIPEDDPRNPAVIADNVGDNVGDIAGMGSDLFGSYAESSCAALVVASISSFGINHDFTAMLYPLLISSVGILVCLITTLFATDFFEIKAVKEIEPALKKQLIISTVLMTVGIAIVTWIGLPSSFTIFNFGTQKVVKNWQLFLCVAVGLWAGLIIGFVTEYYTSNAYSPVQDVADSCRTGAATNVIFGLALGYKSVIIPIFAIAVGIFVSFSFAAMYGIAVAALGMLSTIATGLAIDAYGPISDNAGGIAEMAGMSHRIRERTDALDAAGNTTAAIGKGFAIGSAALVSLALFGAFVSRASISTVDVLTPKVFIGLIVGAMLPYWFSAMTMKSVGSAALKMVEEVRRQFNTIPGLMEGHAKPDYATCVKISTDASIKEMIPPGALVMLTPLIVGTFFGVETLSGVLAGALVSGVQIAISASNTGGAWDNAKKYIEAGASEHARTLGPKGSDPHKAAVIGDTIGDPLKDTSGPSLNILIKLMAVESLVFAPFFATHGGLLFKIF, via the exons ATGGGGACGGCGGTGCTGTCTGAGCTAGGGACGGAGATACTCGTGCCGGTTTGCGCGGTGGTTGGCATCGTTTTCTCATTAATTCAGTGGTACTTGGTCTCGCGCGTGAAGCTCACGGCGGAGCGCCAGGCACCTGGGTCATCTCCGGCCGGTGCTAACAAGAATGGCTACAATGATTACCTGATTGAAGAAGAGGAAGGTCTCAATGACCACAGCGTTGTGGCCAAGTGCGCTGATATACAGACTGCAATCTCTGAAG GTGCCACATCTTTTCTGTTCACCGAATATCAGTATGTTGGGGTGTTCATGGTGGCTTTTGCAATTCTGATATTCCTTTTCCTGGGTTCTGTTGAGGGCTTTAGCACAAAGAGCCAACCTTGTACTTATGATAAACAAAAGACATGCAAGCCAGCACTTGCTACTGCAATATTCAGCACTGTCTCATTTTTGCTTGGTGCTTTCACCTCAGTTGTCTCTGGTTTCCTAGGGATGAAAATTGCTACCTATGCCAATGCAAGAACAACACTGGAAGCAAGAAAGGGTGTTGGCAAGGCTTTTATTACTGCATTTAGGTCTGGTGCGGTTATGGGTTTTCTCCTTGCTGCAAATGGTCTATTAGTTCTCTACATTGCTATAAATCTCTTCAAGCTTTACTATGGGGAAGATTGGGAAGGCCTCTTTGAATCTATTACTGGCTATGGTCTTGGGGGTTCTTCCATGGCTCTTTTTGGAAGGGTTGGTGGTGGTATTTATACCAAAGCTGCTGATGTTGGTGCAGATCTTGTGGGAAAGGTTGAGAGAAACATTCCAGAAGATGATCCTAGAAACCCAGCT GTCATTGCTGACAATGTTGGTGACAATGTTGGAGATATTGCTGGTATGGGGTCTGATCTTTTTGGCTCATATGCCGAGTCATCTTGTGCTGCCCTTGTTGTTGCCTCCATCTCCTCTTTTGGAATCAACCATGATTTCACTGCAATGCTGTATCCTCTGCTTATTAGTTCTGTGGGTATCCTCGTTTGTTTGATAACAACCCTCTTTGCAACTGATTTCTTTGAAATCAAGGCTGTAAAGGAAATTGAACCAGCATTGAAGAAGCAGCTCATTATCTCCACTGTTCTTATGACTGTGGGAATTGCAATTGTAACCTGGATTGGCTTGCCTTCATCTTTcacaattttcaattttggaACTCAGAAGGTTGTCAAGAACTG GCAGTTGTTCTTGTGTGTGGCTGTTGGTCTTTGGGCTGGACTTATCATTGGATTTGTTACAGAGTACTACACTAGCAATGCATATAG CCCTGTGCAAGATGTTGCTGATTCCTGTAGGACTGGGGCTGCAACTAATGTCATCTTTGGTCTTGCCTTGGGATACAAATCTGTCATCATTCCAATTTTTGCCATAGCAGTTGGTATTTTTGTTAGTTTTAGTTTTGCAGCCATGTATGGCATTGCTGTGGCTGCTCTTGGAATGTTAAGCACTATTGCCACTGGATTGGCCATTGATGCTTATGGTCCCATCAGTGACAATGCTGGAGGCATTGCTGAGATGGCTGGCATGAGCCACCGCATCCGTGAGCGAACTGATGCACTTGATGCAGCTGGCAACACTACTGCTGCTATTGGGAAG GGATTTGCCATTGGATCTGCTGCACTTGTATCTCTGGCTTTGTTTGGTGCTTTTGTGAGCCGTGCATCTATTTCAACTGTTGATGTCTTGACCCCAAAGGTCTTCATTGGTTTGATAGTGGGTGCCATGCTTCCGTACTGGTTCTCCGCCATGACCATGAAGAGTGTGGGAAGTGCAGCTTTGAAGATGGTTGAGGAAGTTCGCAGGCAGTTCAACACCATTCCTGGTCTCATGGAGGGTCATGCCAAGCCTGATTATGCTACCTGCGTCAAGATCTCTACTGATGCATCCATCAAAGAGATGATTCCCCCAGGTGCTCTTGTCATGCTTACGCCCCTAATTGTCGGAACCTTCTTTGGCGTTGAGACTCTTTCTGGTGTTCTGGCTGGTGCCCTTGTTTCTGGTGTTCAG ATAGCAATTTCAGCATCTAACACTGGTGGTGCATGGGATAATGCCAAGAAGTATATTGAG GCTGGTGCTTCAGAGCATGCAAGGACACTAGGCCCAAAAGGTTCAGATCCACACAAAGCAGCTGTGATTGGTGACACCATCGGTGACCCACTTAAGGACACTTCAGGCCCATCACTCAACATTCTCATCAAGCTTATGGCTGTGGAATCTCTCGTCTTTGCTCCCTTCTTTGCCACACATGGTGGCCTGCTTTTCAAGATATTCTAA